From the Chryseobacterium sp. G0201 genome, the window AGACTTTCAATAAAATCATCCACTTCAATTTCTTTGGCGCCTGCTTTTATTTTTTCTAACGTAATGGTATCATCCCCAAAAGCAAGATTTTCAAAAATACTTCCGTGGAACAGGAAAACATCCTGCAATACCACCCCGATATGACTTCTTAAATTATATAACTCGTAATCTTTAAGCTCAACATCATCAATAAAAATCTCACCGGAATTAATATCATACAATCTTGTGATCAAGCTGATAATCGTAGATTTTCCAGCTCCGGTTGCTCCAACGATGGCTACAGTTTCTCCCGGATTTACTTTAAAATCAATTCCTTTAAGAACCTCCTGCTTTTCGTCATATGCAAAACGAACTTCTTTGAATTCAATTTTACCATCAAAATGATCTTTCTCCACTTTTCCGGTGTTTGGCATTGCATAATCCTCGTCCATCACGCCCAAAACTCTTTCAGCACCAACAATTCCACGTTGGATATTGTTGAAACGGTCTGCAATCTGTCTCAAAGGACGAATCAACATCGAAATATATTGAATAAATGCGATAACAACTCCCGCGCTAATGGTGATATATCCTCCATAAAACAAGATAAATCCTATAAAAAGTGAAGAAATAAGCTCAACCACAGGAAAAAACAATGAGAAAATAAAAACAGTTCTCAATAGTGCTCCCTTCAGGGTAATATTAATATCATCAAACTTTTTAAATTCTGCCTGTTGTCTGTTGAATACCTGAATAATAGGCATTCCCGCCAGTCTTTCCTGAACAAAAGAGTTTTGATTCGACGTCCAAGTTCTTTCATCTCCAAAAGCTTTCTTTAATCTTTTCTGGAAGAATCTCGTAATCACCACCATTAAAGGTAAAATCGCCAACGTGATGTAACTCAAATGGACATTGGTACTGAACATCATCACCAACACAAAAACAATTCTCAAAATATCTCCGAAAACCATCAGGAAACCGTCTGTATAAACCGTTGCAATGGTTTCCACATCTCCTACAGCACGCGTTACGAGCTGCCCGATTGGTGTTTTATCAAAAAATGATGTTCTGAAATAGATCAACTTAGCATATAATCTTTCTCTGATATCTCTGATCACATTTTGGGAAATATAATTGGAGAAATAGACTAAGAAAAAGTTTAAAACAGTTTCTGCAAAAACCAAACCTACCAAAAGATAAATATGCTTCATCATCAAAGCTTTATCTTGAAGTTTGGTGATATCGTTATCTACAACCTGCATGGTAAGGTACGGCCTGTAAGTAGAAACGATGGAAAGAAATATAGAAATCACCAAAGTTATGATAAACCACGAACGGAACTTCATCCCGATGAAGAATAATCTTTTGATAATTTCCCAGGTATCTTGTTTTTTCATTGTACGAATTGAAGAAAGGAATTAAATAAAATTCTTTTGCAAAAATAAGACTTTAAAATTTGTCTGCCTTTACAACTTGGTTAATTCCTGATGAAAAATTCAGATTGCTGTTATTTATGGTATAGATGATTTTTGGTTTTTATAAATTTTAATGTCTATAAAGTCATCCCAAATAAAAAAGTATTCATTATCAAATAGTTTGTAGATTTGATTTGGAAAAATAATGCCCGGATTCTCCGAAATGACAAACTAGATGGAAAGTTGACGTCTTGAAATCCATCCGAAAGGTTCTGAACCCCTATTTTGAGGTTGTAAGCATATGTAATGACATTAATTACTCCAATAACGAGGTTCGATATCATAAACTTTGACGTCCCAGACCTAAAATTTGACGTTCGGAACCTCAAATTTTAGATTGTCTAATATGAAAGGATATGTTCGGAACCTCAACGGAGCACTAATGAACATCATCAGATATATCAAATAAAAAAAGAGATCAGCTCCCGAAGCCGTCTCTTTTCAATTTTTATGTAAATGAATATTAATTGACTTTCTTCAACCAGCTCAAAACATAACCCGCCACTTCTTCCCAACCTTTTTCTCCGGCGATAAAATGACTTCTTCCCTCAAATTCTTTAAAATCTACAATGCTGTTTTTATCTTTATAAGCGTTGGCAATTTTTCTTGAAAATGCTGCAGGAAAAATATTGTCGTTAGAACCAGCAATGAATAACAACGGTTCGTGAGGTTTATTTACATCTAATTTTGCTGATGATTTGAACAACGGATCTCTTGCCAGTTTTCTGCTTTCAGGAGCGGCAACAGTTTCATATAATTTATCGCTTTCTGCTTTAGAATAATTATTAAAAAATGCTTTATGATACCATTCTTTAGATCCTAGAAACGCAGAGTTTCCTTTAAAGAAATTCACAACCGGCCAAACAACTTTCACAGTAGAAAAAGGAGCCATCACGTTCTTTGGAGGTGCGCCATCGATGCTTACTCCGGCAACCGCTTTTCCCATGTCGATTAATTTCTGAACCATTAATCCTCCGAAAGAATGCCCGATTACGATTGGTTTTTCAGGAAGGGTGTCGATAAATCTTGATAAATGATCTACCACATCATCAAACCCTACATTTTTTAATTCTGACGGAATGTTTATTTTTAAATTTTTAGGATCTCCGTTGTGCCCAGGATTTGCAGGCGTATGCACGGTGTAACCTTGTGCTTCGAAATAAGTTTTCCATTCTTTCCAGCTTGTATTGTTCACAAATAATCCATGAATTAATACGATAGTTTTTGTTTTCATAACTTTTATTTTTAATTGGTTTTAAATTATGAGACAAAGTTCCGCGAATAAAATGAGGATAATTTTAACCTTGGTTAAAATCGTACTACTTCCCTGAAATTCTTTTCCTTATCCTGCTCAAAGACGGCCCCTGAATTCCCAAATAGGAGGAAATATGATACAACGGAACATTATTAAAAATATCAGGATGCTGTTTGATGAGATCTAAATAGCGCTCTTCAGGAGATTTTAAGATAAAACCTTCGATTCTACTCATCGTTACATTAAAAGCTTCCTGCGCAAGAAGTCTTCCAAACTTTTCCCATCGATGCGATTGCTGATAAAGTGAAAGCAGATCTGTGTATCGGATATAAATAATCGTAGCATCCGTCAACGCCTGAGTATGGTAATCACACGGAATCTGATTGATAAAACTTTTAAAGGAAACCACAAAACCATTGGCAGAATAAAGGAAAACATTTTTCTCCTCTCCTGTTTTTTCATCAATCGTATAAGAACGGAAAACGCCATCAACAATAAATCCAAAATAAGTACAAACCGTTCCGCGAAGATTATAGAAATCTCCTTTTTGATAGGTTTTTGGCAACCAAAATTCTTCGGAAAGTTTAAATTCTTCTTCTGTAAGACCTGCGAAATGATTCAGCGCAAAGGCTAGTTTTTCTATTTCGTCCATGGTTTTTAGTTTTTAAAATAAAATCTTAATCGTTTTAAATACCGGTCTTGGTGGCTGAGGCTCTCGAAGCCACGTTTAATATTAAAAAGCAAACTGGTGGCTTCGAGAACCTCAGCCACCAGTTTATATTATAATTCTTTATTTCCAATTTCTTCAATTTCCAAAGAAGGTTTCTGAAAACTTTCTTTTTGAAATCTTCGTTCAAGAAGTTTATACACTCCAAAAACGACTGCAATAGCCACCAGCCAGCCAATAAGATTTACAAACGTAAAGGTATTATCACTTGTTTCATCTAAAGAACCAGGATTGGTGATTTCTTTGAACATCCCGTAACAAAGCCCGAATCCAAACTGAGCTCCCAAATAAATAACAATTGCTAAAATCCCGAAGTGCCACTTTGTTTTACCAAACTTTTCGGCAAGTCCTGCATAATATCGGTAAGCAGCTGCAAGAATAATTATTGACATCATATGTTTTGTGTTTTTTATTTTTTTATTTTAATTGAAATCGTATCCAACATCGACCAAAAATAAGCCTTGCGCAGGTGCAGAAGTTCCGGCGGAATTTCGGTTTTTATTTTCGATGACATTTCTTAGCTCTTCGGGTTTTATTTTTCCTGAGCCAATTTCTACCATAGTTCCAACAATTGCTCTCACCATATTTCTTAGGAAACGGTTCGCAGAAACAGTGAATTTCAATTCCGTTCCGTTTTGTTCCCATTCTGCTTTGTACATTTTACAAAGATTGGTTTTATTGTCGGTATGAAGCTTTGCAAAACTTGTAAAATCCTCATATTCAAATAAAATTTTACAGGCTTCGTTCATTTTATCAATATCTAAAGGTCTTCTCCAGTGCTGCCACGCAGAATCTTGAGTAAACGGATTTTTCTCCATTGAGATATAATATTCATATGTTCTGAAAGTAGCATCAAAACGGGCATGAAAATCATCCTTCACCTCAAAAATTCTTTTGATGGAAATATCGGCGGGAAGAAAACTGTTCAATCGATGTGAAAACTGATCACTCAGCACCTGATCGGTATCAAAATGCGCAAATATTTTCTTCGCATGAACGCCTGTATCTGTACGTCCGGCGCCTGTTGTCTTAATTTCTTCTCGTAAAATCGTGGAAAGTGCCTTTTCCAATTCTTCCTGCACAGAAATAGCATTCGGCTGGATCTGATAACCGAAATAATTTTTACCGTTATAGGAAAACTCTATAAAATACCTCAATGTAATAAAATAACTCTACAAAAATACTTTAATTTATGATAATCATGAACTCATTTTTCAAAATAAATATTGAAAAAGTACATACCATATTGGCTAAAATCACTACGAAAATTCCTATTTTTGCAAACGTATGAAAAGATGGTACCTTTATCCTTTTTCCCTCGGTTATCACATGGTAACGGGTATCCGAAACACAATGTATGATCTGGGGATTTTTAAATCTACGAAATTCAAGACTCCGATAATCAATGTCGGTAACCTCTCTGTGGGCGGAAGTGGAAAATCTCCAATGGTGATGTATCTTGCGCAATACCTGTCTAAACATTACAGAACAGGGGTACTTTCACGTGGTTACGGAAGATTGACAAAAGGCTATGACGTAACGAATTACGATAGTAATTATAAAACTGTAGGTGATGAAGCCATGCAGTTATTTGAACGTTTCAAAAACCGTTTTGTGATTGCCGTTTCCGAAGAAAGAGTTCCCGGAGCCAAAAAAGTGATTGAAGATATGGATCTTGACGTTCTCGTTTTGGATGATGCATTTCAGCACAGAGCGATCAAGGCAGGATTTAATATTTTGATGACCGATTTTAATGATCCTTTCTTTAAAGATCATTTGCTTCCTGCCGGAGATTTAAGAGAATCCAGAACCGGTTACAAAAGAGCAGACATCATTATGGTCAGCAAATGTCCTGATGAACTGACGGAAGAAACCAAGCAGTATTATATTTCCAGAATCAGACCGGATCGTACCCAAAAAGTTTTCTTTTCATCCATCGGGTATGACGAAAATGTGTACGGAAAAGAAAAAATGCTTCCCGACAACAATCTGAATTATTATGATATTCTGTTAATTACAGGAATCGCCAATCCGAAGCCGCTGTTGGCACATTTAGCCAAATTTTCACAACGAGTTAAGCATTTAAAATTCAGAGATCACCATAATTTTTCTGAAGATGATATTAAAAAAATCGTTGCTGAATACAAAAAACTAGGTGAATATAAATTGATCTTAACAACTGAGAAAGATTATGTTCGTTTGAAATCCTTTGATTATCTTAGAGACATCGTTTACTACTGGCCCATCAATGTAGTGATCGATAAAAAAGAGGAATTCAACCAAATCATCTTAGATTATGTTAGAAAATAGTAAGCAGACCGCTGATTTCATTAAAAATATTATTCAGGATATTCCTGATTTTGCCATTGTTTTAGGATCAGGATTAGGAAAACTTCAAGACGAAGTGGAAGCTATTCATGTTTTAGAATACAAAGACATTCCTAATTTTCCTCAAACCACTGTTGTAGGTCATGGCGGAAAATTAATCTACGGAATTCTGGAAGGCAAAAAAATATTAATGATGAGCGGCCGTTTTCACTATTATGAAGGTCATTCTATTGAAACCGTTACTTTTCCCATCAGAATTTTTCATTTATTAGGAATTAAAAATTTGATTCTTTCTAATGCTTGTGGCGGAGTAAATCCTAATTTCAGCGTTGCAGATGTTGTGATTGTAAAAGACCATATCAACATGATGCCTGAACATCCGCTTCGTGGTAAAAATATCGATTCTTTCGGTCCTCGTTTCGTTGATATGAGTGAACCTTACAATAAAAAAATGATCGCTGCAGCAGAAAAGGTTGCATTAGAAAATAATATTAAATTTCAACAGGGAGTTTATGTTGCTTTACAAGGTCCTACTTTTGAAACTCCTGCAGAATACGGAATGATCAAAGCCATCGGTGGCGATATGGTAGGAATGAGCACTGTTCCCGAAGTAATTGTTGCCAAACATATGGGAATGGATGTTTTCTGTGTTTCCATCATTACAGATCTTGGCGGACCGGATATTGCTTTTGCGGTGTCTCACGAAGAAGTTTTGAATGCTGCGAATAAAGCAATGCCAAATGTAATTACGTTGGTAAAAGGCTTGGTAAAGAACTATCAATAACCATTTATAAAAATTCTCAATCTCTTAAATTTTTGCTAAATAATAAGAAACCAATCTCCAATTGCGTTTCATTGTTTAGATTTGCATTAAATGTACTTGAAAAAATGAAAAAGTTATTACTACTATTGATGATGGGTGTTTTTGGATTAAGCTGTTCTCAAAAAATACCAACAGTTCTTAAAACTAAATTTTCTAAAGAAGCTTTACAACAAAAACTGGAAAATGAAGAAGGCAAAAGCGTAACCATACAACAAATTCTTGATCAGCATAAAGGAAAAGTCTTAGTAATCGATTTTTGGGCCGGATGGTGCAGAGATTGTTTAAATGCACTTCCAAAAGCTAAAGAATTAGAAGAAAAAAACAAAAATATCGATTTTGTATTCCTTTCATTAGACAGATCAAAAGAGGGTTTTAATAAAAGCCTTGAAAGATTCGAAATGAAAGACAAAGAAAATTACTGGTTCTCTTCCGGTTGGAAAAATGATTTCAACAATTATATTGACCTGAATTGGATCCCAAGATATATGGTGATCGATCAAAAATCTGCGATTGCAAAATATTACGCTATTTCGCCTGAAGATCCGGAAATTCAAAGTACAATTGATAAACTTTTAAAATAGATGATGATTGTAAGAGAAGCTACAGAACAGGATTTAGAAATACTTTTAGAGTTTGAGCAGGGAATTGTTTCTGCAGAAAGACCATTAAACAGCACCTTTATTGATGGAGAAATTCATTATTATGATCTACTTCATTTGATACATTCGGAAGATTCCACCGTACTCATAGCAGAAGAAAATAATGAAATCG encodes:
- a CDS encoding ABC transporter ATP-binding protein, with amino-acid sequence MKKQDTWEIIKRLFFIGMKFRSWFIITLVISIFLSIVSTYRPYLTMQVVDNDITKLQDKALMMKHIYLLVGLVFAETVLNFFLVYFSNYISQNVIRDIRERLYAKLIYFRTSFFDKTPIGQLVTRAVGDVETIATVYTDGFLMVFGDILRIVFVLVMMFSTNVHLSYITLAILPLMVVITRFFQKRLKKAFGDERTWTSNQNSFVQERLAGMPIIQVFNRQQAEFKKFDDINITLKGALLRTVFIFSLFFPVVELISSLFIGFILFYGGYITISAGVVIAFIQYISMLIRPLRQIADRFNNIQRGIVGAERVLGVMDEDYAMPNTGKVEKDHFDGKIEFKEVRFAYDEKQEVLKGIDFKVNPGETVAIVGATGAGKSTIISLITRLYDINSGEIFIDDVELKDYELYNLRSHIGVVLQDVFLFHGSIFENLAFGDDTITLEKIKAGAKEIEVDDFIESLPGGYEYVVSERGSSISLGQRQLLSFLRAYLSDPKILILDEATSSIDHESEKLIQRATEKITKNRTSIIIAHRLSTIEKADKIIVMEHGKIVEEGKHLELLDKNGYYSTLYKAQLRHEIEESETVENN
- a CDS encoding alpha/beta hydrolase; the encoded protein is MKTKTIVLIHGLFVNNTSWKEWKTYFEAQGYTVHTPANPGHNGDPKNLKINIPSELKNVGFDDVVDHLSRFIDTLPEKPIVIGHSFGGLMVQKLIDMGKAVAGVSIDGAPPKNVMAPFSTVKVVWPVVNFFKGNSAFLGSKEWYHKAFFNNYSKAESDKLYETVAAPESRKLARDPLFKSSAKLDVNKPHEPLLFIAGSNDNIFPAAFSRKIANAYKDKNSIVDFKEFEGRSHFIAGEKGWEEVAGYVLSWLKKVN
- a CDS encoding Crp/Fnr family transcriptional regulator: MDEIEKLAFALNHFAGLTEEEFKLSEEFWLPKTYQKGDFYNLRGTVCTYFGFIVDGVFRSYTIDEKTGEEKNVFLYSANGFVVSFKSFINQIPCDYHTQALTDATIIYIRYTDLLSLYQQSHRWEKFGRLLAQEAFNVTMSRIEGFILKSPEERYLDLIKQHPDIFNNVPLYHISSYLGIQGPSLSRIRKRISGK
- the truA gene encoding tRNA pseudouridine(38-40) synthase TruA gives rise to the protein MRYFIEFSYNGKNYFGYQIQPNAISVQEELEKALSTILREEIKTTGAGRTDTGVHAKKIFAHFDTDQVLSDQFSHRLNSFLPADISIKRIFEVKDDFHARFDATFRTYEYYISMEKNPFTQDSAWQHWRRPLDIDKMNEACKILFEYEDFTSFAKLHTDNKTNLCKMYKAEWEQNGTELKFTVSANRFLRNMVRAIVGTMVEIGSGKIKPEELRNVIENKNRNSAGTSAPAQGLFLVDVGYDFN
- the lpxK gene encoding tetraacyldisaccharide 4'-kinase; this translates as MKRWYLYPFSLGYHMVTGIRNTMYDLGIFKSTKFKTPIINVGNLSVGGSGKSPMVMYLAQYLSKHYRTGVLSRGYGRLTKGYDVTNYDSNYKTVGDEAMQLFERFKNRFVIAVSEERVPGAKKVIEDMDLDVLVLDDAFQHRAIKAGFNILMTDFNDPFFKDHLLPAGDLRESRTGYKRADIIMVSKCPDELTEETKQYYISRIRPDRTQKVFFSSIGYDENVYGKEKMLPDNNLNYYDILLITGIANPKPLLAHLAKFSQRVKHLKFRDHHNFSEDDIKKIVAEYKKLGEYKLILTTEKDYVRLKSFDYLRDIVYYWPINVVIDKKEEFNQIILDYVRK
- a CDS encoding purine-nucleoside phosphorylase, translating into MLENSKQTADFIKNIIQDIPDFAIVLGSGLGKLQDEVEAIHVLEYKDIPNFPQTTVVGHGGKLIYGILEGKKILMMSGRFHYYEGHSIETVTFPIRIFHLLGIKNLILSNACGGVNPNFSVADVVIVKDHINMMPEHPLRGKNIDSFGPRFVDMSEPYNKKMIAAAEKVALENNIKFQQGVYVALQGPTFETPAEYGMIKAIGGDMVGMSTVPEVIVAKHMGMDVFCVSIITDLGGPDIAFAVSHEEVLNAANKAMPNVITLVKGLVKNYQ
- a CDS encoding TlpA family protein disulfide reductase — its product is MKKLLLLLMMGVFGLSCSQKIPTVLKTKFSKEALQQKLENEEGKSVTIQQILDQHKGKVLVIDFWAGWCRDCLNALPKAKELEEKNKNIDFVFLSLDRSKEGFNKSLERFEMKDKENYWFSSGWKNDFNNYIDLNWIPRYMVIDQKSAIAKYYAISPEDPEIQSTIDKLLK